A genomic region of Lodderomyces elongisporus chromosome 5, complete sequence contains the following coding sequences:
- the GDH3 gene encoding NADP-dependent glutamate dehydrogenase, translating into MVLPHEPEFQQAYDELVTAVSDSTLFTEQPKYKKVIPVVSVPERIIQFRVTWENDKGEIQVNNGYRVQFNSALGPYKGGLRFHPSVNLSILKFLGFEQIFKNALTGLSMGGGKGGSDFNPKDKSDAEIRRFCVSFMRQLARYIGPDTDVPAGDIGVGGREVGFLFGAYKQMQNNWAGVLTGKGLSWGGSLIRPEATGFGCVYYTAKMIEKATNGKESFKDKRVAISGSGNVAQYAALKVIELGGVVVSLSDSKGSIISKNGITVDQVNAIAAAKLKFKSLEEIVQTEAKVFGGDNAVEYIAGVRPWTKVGQVDVALPSATQNEVSGDEAKALVEAGCKYIAEGSNMGSTKEAIEVFEANRGNGVWYAPGKAANCGGVAVSGLEMAQNSQRVKWTLEEVDEKLKDIMETCFENCYQTAKKYSTEKGNDTALPSLLKGANIAGFIKVADAMFDQGEVF; encoded by the coding sequence atggtCTTGCCACACGAACCAGAGTTTCAACAAGCTTACGACGAATTAGTCACTGCTGTTTCTGACTCCACTTTGTTCACTGAACAACCAAAATACAAGAAAGTCATTCCAGTTGTCTCAGTCCCAGAGAGAATTATCCAATTCAGAGTCACATGGGAGAATGACAAGGGTGAGATTCAAGTCAATAATGGTTACAGAGTCCAATTCAACTCTGCTTTGGGTCCATACAAGGGTGGTTTGAGATTCCACCCCTCTGTCAATTTGTCCATCTTGAAGTTTCTCGGTTTTGAGCAAATTTTCAAGAATGCCTTGACCGGCTTGAGCATGGGTGGTGGTAAAGGTGGTTCCGACTTTAACCCAAAGGACAAGTCGGATGCCGAAATTAGAAGATTCTGTGTCTCCTTTATGAGACAATTGGCCAGATATATTGGCCCAGACACTGATGTTCCAGCAGGTGacattggtgttggtggaaGAGAAGTTGGTTTCCTCTTTGGTGCCTACAAGCAAATGCAAAACAACTGGGCCGGTGTCTTGACCGGTAAAGGTTTGAGCTGGGGTGGTTCATTGATTAGACCAGAAGCTACTGGTTTTGGATGTGTTTACTACACCGCCAAGATGATTGAAAAGGCCACCAACGGTAAGGAATCATTTAAGGACAAGAGAGTTGCCATTTCAGGATCAGGTAACGTTGCTCAATACGCTGCTTTGAAAGTTATTGAATTgggtggtgttgttgtctCCTTGTCTGACTCTAAGGGCTCCATCATCTCCAAGAATGGTATTACCGTTGACCAAGTCAATGCTATTGCCGCTGCTAAATTGAAGTTTAAGTCATTGGAGGAGATTGTGCAAACTGAAGCCAAGGTTTTTGGCGGTGACAATGCCGTTGAATATATTGCCGGTGTCAGACCATGGACCAAGGTTGGTCAAGTTGACGTTGCATTGCCATCAGCAACCCAGAACGAAGTTAGCGGTGACGAAGCCAAGGCCTTGGTTGAGGCTGGATGTAAATACATTGCCGAAGGTTCCAATATGGGTTCTACCAAGGAGGCCATTGAGGTCTTTGAAGCCAACAGAGGCAACGGTGTCTGGTACGCACCAGGTAAGGCTGCCAActgtggtggtgttgctgtttcCGGTTTGGAGATGGCTCAAAACTCCCAAAGGGTTAAATGGACCTTGGAGGAAGTTGACGAGAAGTTGAAGGACATTATGGAAACCTGTTTCGAGAACTGTTACCAAACTGCAAAGAAGTACTCTACTGAGAAGGGTAACGACACTGCATTGCCATCATTGTTGAAGGGTGCAAACATTGCCGGTTTCATCAAGGTTGCTGATGCTATGTTTGACCAAGGTGAAGTCTTTTAA
- the TUB4 gene encoding gamma-tubulin, which produces MPGETVTIQAGQCGNQVGLSYWQQLASEHGITADGSSTPYPPESSNEFIDYSQQGSRNTTLTESESPQNVRQLQYRNDNPELYFTVSDSYKYTPRSIMIDLEPSVISKALNAMPMFNPRNAHLSENGGGAANNWSNGYRYGHEHEEDILNLIDREVDKCDNLAHFQLMHSVAGGTGSGVGSKILEILQDRYSKKIITTVSVFPSNDKTSDVVVQPYNSVLTLKKLIECSHGTFVFHNDALNNIDNLLLNQSNMRHNPYYNHHLNDKEMSGHASFQGANKLIASVIASISNPIRFPGYMYSSIQSIMSSVIPTSDLKFLTTSIAPFSGGHSNHKYINEHDMFLELSDDRYKSVISPHGTDVVFVALMNYLISGSSLDRKEIRKGILKIQSRTNFPGWATRSVPVVYGKKSPFVQDQSLEGIQISNNTSVIALFEKILRQFDMLAKRKAYFNMYCEDNSAEEMNRVGGVFGECREAIVSVIDEYKACKSGSYLDDEEEDQEFRDDGDVEMN; this is translated from the exons ATGCCAGG AGAAACAGTTACAATCCAAGCCGGCCAGTGTGGAAACCAAGTAGGACTTCTGTACTGGCAACAACTTGCATCCGAGCATGGAATTACTGCAGATGGATCTCTGACACCTTATCCCCCGGAATCATCAAATGAATTTATTGATTACAGTCAACAGGGTAGTAGAAACACCACTTTAACTGAGTCCGAGCTGCCGCAGAATGTACGCCAGCTTCAGTACAGAAATGACAATCCCGAGCTATATTTTACTGTTTCCGATTCGTACAAGTATACTCCACGATCCATTATGATTGACCTTGAGCCCTCGGTTATTTCAAAAGCTCTTAATGCGATGCCAATGTTTAATCCAAGAAATGCACATCTTAGTGAGAATGGAGGTGGTGCTGCTAATAATTGGTCAAATGGGTACCGGTATGGACATGAACATGAGGAAGATATATTAAACTTGATTGATCGTGAGGTGGACAAGTGTGATAACTTGGCGCATTTTCAATTGATGCATAGCGTTGCTGGAGGGACCGGGTCGGGTGTTGGATCAAAGATTTTGGAGATTTTACAAGATAGGTACAGCAAGAAGATTATAACCACAGTTTCGGTGTTTCCCTCTAATGACAAGACCAGTGATGTAGTGGTGCAACCTTATAATTCTGTGTTGACattaaagaaattgataGAGTGCAGTCATGGTACTTTTGTCTTTCACAATGATGCATTGAACAATATCGataatttattattaaatCAAAGTAACATGCGACACAATCCCTACTACAACCATCATCTCAACGATAAAGAAATGAGTGGACACGCTTCGTTTCAAGGTGCAAACAAATTGATTGCTTCTGTAATAGCATCGATCAGCAATCCCATTCGGTTCCCTGGGTACATGTACAGCTCGATCCAGTCCATAATGTCTTCGGTGATACCAACATCCGACTTGAAATTTCTTACAACGTCTATTGCGCCATTTAGTGGTGGACATTCAAATCACAAGTATATCAATGAACACGATATGTTCTTAGAGTTGTCTGATGATCGTTACAAGTCGGTGATTAGTCCGCATGGTACCGATGTTGTATTTGTTGCCTTGATGAACTACTTGATCAGTGGGTCTAGTCTCGATAGAAAGGAGATTCGGAAGGGGATATTGAAAATACAGTCAAGGACGAATTTTCCCGGGTGGGCCACAAGGTCTGTTCCTGTGGTATACGGAAAGAAATCGCCGTTTGTTCAAGACCAACTGCTTGAAGGTATACAAATTTCAAACAACACCTCGGTGATTGCATTGTTTGAGAAAATCCTTCGACAGTTTGACATGTTAGCAAAGAGGAAAGCATATTTCAACATGTATTGTGAAGATAATTCTGCTGAGGAAATGAATAGAGTAGGTGGGGTATTTGGTGAATGTAGAGAAGCCATAGTTAGTGTGATTGATGAGTACAAGGCGTGTAAGAGCGGTAGCTATTtagatgatgaagaggaggaCCAAGAGTTTAGGGACGACGGTGATGTAGAAATGAATTGA
- the GYP2 gene encoding GTPase activating protein (GAP) (BUSCO:EOG09260K4B) encodes MAFFGVLKDRAFNVLNQVISENKHGSENLSKEQKFCQKFNIPDDERVIIEADVILEVSSFQPDDEAIAAARAKGGNLGSASKSSRRKITSHTRSQGTLYLTQHFLLYADSRDSRHCSFSLQLSIVKKLERETSAYDNRLLISLSTTSRLLLRISFDGLRSDNERFASDLSMALKNNHPNIKKLAKFVQASYSEYLLSKNHMSSTKIEHVPPGGLGLVFKFPGNPKESRDKTKLKFWFDLFIENGRNLSLIKTEMFYKLIRVGLPNRMRGEIWELCCGSMYLRLENENFYEKILESNSGKSSFAIEEIEKDLNRSLPEYAAYQSEEGIGRLRRVLTAYSWKNPEIGYCQAMNIVVAALLIYMSEEQAFWCLNVLCDRLVPGYYSKTMYGTLLDQKVFESLVQKTMPMLWDHIVKNDIQVSVVTLPWFLSLYLSSMPLVYAFRILDIFFMQGPRTLFQVALAVFKINGEALLKSEDDASFISIIKSYFGSLDTSAHPSSPQLKYRNITKFQELLAVAFREFSVVDEEMINTHRNRHRGTIYQNISTFVKRTEIRNLPKTPNISSENLDSLYDRFYSSVEQSRITEGSGSSTIDFKAFQDLMSDLCDWVGFQDEKYEQIEQSFLHRLFQKWDLENNEVLTFKNLVMGINSLVEPDLMTSMSNFFALYQDQHGKLGNDGILKLSEDLLYITNPWKSGAYVDGITQQIIQREVAAAVIREQEERKKNEDSENSSVDADNQPQVHIDEERFLGQQTERYLQSASMFIKRAFEYAQPNEEELLIEDLKLSSDISHNAALDPSHPVFLNLPTFRMVILADETYELLFTNTLRESIHLDKPLSNTSNPIRNLRDMFDGLLNDGVRVANRVRQRMDSKASQASGSGASSSNSSARSTKASNATGPSAQDAEDEEDEEDFRKVVIDEKDKDFLLSSESATGPESPSSSQAMQSSTSNTSDGEAKPKKSTNELNLIEF; translated from the coding sequence ATGGCGTTCTTTGGAGTTTTAAAGGATAGAGCGTTTAATGTACTTAATCAAGTCATATCGGAAAACAAGCATGGGTCTGAAAATTTGAGTAAAGAGCAGAAGTTTTGCCAGAAATTCAATATTCCCGACGATGAAAGAGTCATTATAGAGGCAGATGTTATTCTTGAAGTCTCCAGCTTTCAACCCGACGACGAGGCGATAGCCGCAGCACGAGCGAAAGGAGGTAATTTGGGCTCAGCAAGTAAATCaagtagaagaaaaataacgAGCCATACACGCTCTCAGGGTACATTGTACTTGACCCAACACTTTCTTCTATACGCCGATTCACGCGATTCCCGTCATTGTTCGTTTTCACTACAATTATCTATTGtaaagaaattggaaagaGAGACTTCGGCATATGATAATAGACTCTTGATATCGTTGAGCACAACGAGCCGGTTGCTTTTACGCATTTCGTTTGATGGATTGAGATCTGATAATGAACGATTTGCCTCAGATTTATCCATGGCCTTAAAAAATAACCATccaaatataaaaaaactTGCCAAGTTTGTTCAAGCAAGCTATTCAGAGTACCTCTTGTCCAAGAATCACATGTCAAGCACAAAAATAGAGCACGTACCACCAGGTGGCTTGGGGTTGGTTTTTAAGTTTCCGGGAAACCCGAAGGAATCGAGAGACAAAACCAAGTTGAAGTTTTGGTTTGATCTCTTTATCGAAAATGGAAGAAATTTGTCGTTGATCAAAACAGAAATGTTCTACAAACTAATTAGAGTGGGGCTTCCAAATAGAATGCGTGGTGAAATTTGGGAGCTTTGTTGTGGATCGATGTACTTGAGgttggaaaatgaaaactttTACGAGAAGATATTGGAAAGTAATAGTGGCAAATCATCGTTTGCAATTgaggaaattgaaaaggatTTGAATAGATCATTACCGGAATATGCAGCTTACCAGTCAGAGGAAGGGATTGGCCGGCTTCGCAGAGTTTTGACTGCATACCTGTGGAAAAACCCCGAGATTGGGTATTGTCAGGCAATGAacattgtggttgctgCGCTCTTGATTTATATGTCCGAGGAGCAAGCATTTTGGTGTTTGAATGTTTTGTGTGACAGATTAGTACCTGGATACTATTCAAAGACAATGTACGGAACACTTTTGGATCAAAAAGTTTTCGAGTCTTTAGTGCAAAAAACTATGCCAATGCTTTGGGACCACATTGTTAAAAATGACATTCAAGTGTCTGTTGTTACTTTGCCGTggtttttgtctttgtatTTATCATCAATGCCATTGGTTTATGCTTTTAGAATTTTggatattttctttatgcAGGGCCCAAGAACTTTGTTCCAAGTTGCTTTAGCAGTGTTTAAAATCAATGGTGAAGCTTTACTCAAGTCTGAGGATGATGCTTCATTCATTTCTATCATTAAACTGTATTTTGGTTCCTTGGATACTTCAGCACACCCTTCATCACCTCAATTGAAATACCGTAATATCACCAAATTCCAAGAATTACTTGCAGTAGCTTTTAGAGAGTTTTCAGTTGTCGATGAGGAGATGATCAATACACATAGAAACAGACATAGGGGTACCATCTATCAAAATATCTCAACATTTGTCAAGCGAACTGAGATTAGAAACTTGCCCAAAACCCCCAACATCTCTCTGGAAAACTTGGACCTGCTATACGACCGATTTTACTCCCTGGTGGAGCAATCGAGGATAACCGAAGGTTCAGGCTCTAGTACCATTGACTTTAAAGCCTTCCAAGACTTGATGTCAGACTTGTGCGATTGGGTTGGATTCCAAGACGAAAAGTATGaacaaattgaacaatCGTTTCTCCATAGGTTGTTCCAGAAGTGGGACTTGGAAAACAACGAAGTATTAACATTCAAAAATTTGGTGATGGGAATCAACTCTTTGGTGGAGCCTGATCTCATGACGTCGATGTCTAATTTCTTTGCCCTTTATCAAGACCAGCATGGCAAGCTTGGTAACGATGGAATATTGAAGCTATCTGAAGATCTTCTTTACATTACAAATCCTTGGAAACTGGGTGCTTACGTGGACGGTATCACACAACAAATCATTCAACGAGAGGTTGCTGCAGCTGTGATTCGCGAACAAGAAGAACGCAAGAAAAATGAGGATTCGGAGAACAGCTCCGTTGATGCTGATAACCAACCTCAAGTCCATATTGACGAGGAAAGGTTTTTGGGCCAACAAACAGAGAGGTATTTGCAATCCGCCAGTATGTTTATCAAAAGAGCATTTGAATATGCTCAACCTAATGAAGAGGAGTTGCTCATTGAAGACTTAAAGTTGAGCTCAGATATCTCACACAATGCCGCGTTGGATCCTTCGCATCCTGTTTTTCTCAATTTGCCAACGTTTCGTATGGTAATCTTGGCCGATGAAACGTATGAACTCTTGTTTACGAACACATTAAGGGAATCGATTCATCTCGATAAACCTTTGAGCAACACATCCAACCCAATCAGGAATTTGAGAGACATGTTTGATGGTTTACTCAATGACGGAGTGCGAGTTGCCAATAGAGTCCGACAGAGGATGGATTCCAAGGCATCTCAAGCCAGCGGTAGTGGTGCTTCTTCAAGTAATTCTTCAGCACGGTCCACAAAAGCCTCGAATGCAACTGGTCCGTCCGCACAAGATGCAGAAGAcgaggaagatgaagaagattttAGGAAAGTGGTCATTGACGAGAAGGACAAGGACTTTTTATTATCTTCAGAGAGTGCAACGGGTCCAGAGCTGCCTTCTTCTAGCCAAGCGATGCAAAGCAGCACTAGCAATACAAGTGACGGCGAAGCCAAGCCAAAGAAGTCTACGAATGAACTTAATTTAATAGAATTCTAG